In a single window of the Bacteroides acidifaciens genome:
- a CDS encoding FKBP-type peptidyl-prolyl cis-trans isomerase: MDKFSYAIGLGIGQNLSSMGIENLSVEDFAQAIKDVLEGNQTAISHQEAREIVNKYFEELEAKMGAVAIEQGKAFLEENKKRAGIITLPSGLQYEVINEGTGKKPQATDQVRCHYEGTLIDGTLFDSSIQRGEPAVFGVNQVIPGWVEALQLMSEGAKWKLYIPSELGYGARGAGEMIPPHSTLVFEVELLEVL, translated from the coding sequence ATGGATAAATTCAGTTACGCTATTGGCCTGGGAATCGGTCAAAACTTATCAAGCATGGGGATTGAAAATCTCTCAGTAGAAGACTTTGCACAGGCTATCAAGGATGTATTGGAAGGCAACCAGACGGCTATCAGCCATCAGGAAGCCCGCGAAATAGTAAACAAGTATTTCGAAGAATTGGAAGCCAAGATGGGCGCTGTCGCTATCGAACAGGGAAAAGCTTTCCTCGAAGAAAACAAGAAAAGAGCAGGCATAATAACTTTGCCCAGCGGATTACAATACGAAGTTATCAACGAAGGTACAGGTAAAAAACCTCAGGCTACCGACCAAGTAAGATGCCATTACGAAGGTACGCTGATTGATGGCACACTATTCGACAGTTCTATCCAACGTGGTGAACCTGCCGTATTCGGTGTTAACCAGGTAATCCCAGGATGGGTGGAAGCACTGCAACTGATGTCGGAAGGTGCAAAATGGAAATTGTACATTCCGTCAGAACTGGGTTATGGTGCAAGAGGTGCCGGAGAAATGATTCCTCCTCACAGCACACTTGTGTTTGAAGTAGAATTACTCGAAGTATTATAA
- a CDS encoding helix-turn-helix domain-containing protein — MEHQKTSYDTLPERIDYLIQEISEIKNILINRIEKREEIPKWLNKEQALKYIQKQGYKLSSSKLYKLSATDNIPCHRSGRNLYFFAEELDKWLNNQIEEEGKTSQNLSTQSIQLIIKSAQQR; from the coding sequence ATGGAACATCAAAAAACAAGTTATGACACGTTGCCGGAACGGATAGATTATCTGATTCAGGAAATATCAGAGATAAAAAACATTCTGATAAACAGAATAGAAAAAAGGGAAGAAATACCAAAGTGGCTGAATAAGGAGCAAGCCTTAAAATATATTCAAAAACAAGGATATAAATTAAGTTCATCGAAACTCTATAAATTATCAGCAACAGATAATATACCTTGTCACAGGTCAGGACGTAATCTGTATTTCTTTGCTGAAGAATTGGATAAATGGTTAAACAACCAAATTGAGGAGGAAGGCAAAACGAGCCAAAATCTTTCAACTCAATCAATACAATTAATTATAAAATCGGCTCAACAAAGATAG
- a CDS encoding BT4734/BF3469 family protein encodes MENIIKVSMFESAQNRYASGVVNLWDWLFLEDYRTVLIKELRNESDLMKRRELKELLPAITVSCVCSERRTEKIYEYTNLICIDIDGKDNPSISNIEDLKIKLGELPYIMYCGLSASGNGLFCIIPYADPTNHKNVFEAIKNDFEEMGIIIDKSCGDICRLRFLSHDTQPYVNKHAEVYTSKPKTKSNAVEYIYKPKQKYKTKPPKPRTLLIPNAIETFLRPNNFVLESATPLTKKQKVERLLNEITRNQVDITYYYDDWIAIGNIIKNMFGEEGRALFHKVSSFYPNYDYDETDREYSAMIIGRYRYNSDRLFEIAAKYGF; translated from the coding sequence ATGGAAAATATCATAAAAGTATCAATGTTTGAAAGTGCGCAAAATCGTTATGCAAGCGGAGTAGTGAACTTATGGGACTGGTTGTTCTTAGAGGACTATCGTACTGTTTTAATCAAAGAACTTCGAAATGAATCTGATTTGATGAAACGGCGAGAATTGAAAGAACTTCTTCCTGCAATAACTGTCAGTTGTGTTTGTTCTGAACGACGAACTGAAAAAATTTACGAGTATACGAACTTGATTTGTATTGATATTGACGGAAAAGATAACCCGTCAATATCAAACATAGAAGACCTTAAGATTAAGTTGGGTGAACTACCTTATATTATGTATTGTGGATTGTCTGCAAGCGGAAATGGCTTGTTCTGTATCATTCCTTATGCGGACCCTACTAATCATAAGAATGTCTTTGAAGCCATAAAAAACGATTTTGAAGAAATGGGTATCATTATAGATAAAAGTTGTGGCGATATATGCCGTTTACGCTTCCTTTCGCATGATACGCAACCGTATGTCAATAAACATGCGGAAGTTTATACGTCTAAGCCAAAAACAAAATCAAATGCAGTGGAATATATTTATAAGCCAAAACAGAAATATAAAACGAAACCACCTAAACCCCGAACGCTTCTTATCCCCAATGCGATAGAAACCTTTCTTCGTCCAAATAATTTTGTTTTGGAAAGTGCCACTCCTTTAACAAAGAAACAAAAGGTTGAGCGGCTATTGAATGAAATAACCAGAAATCAAGTGGATATTACTTATTATTACGATGATTGGATTGCCATTGGCAATATCATTAAGAATATGTTTGGTGAGGAAGGTAGGGCTTTATTTCATAAGGTCAGTAGTTTTTATCCCAATTATGATTATGATGAAACTGATAGGGAATATTCCGCTATGATAATTGGACGGTATCGATATAATAGTGACCGCTTATTTGAAATAGCTGCAAAATATGGATTTTAA
- a CDS encoding Panacea domain-containing protein has translation MRPDDTELLSFTRLKVLKLLFFVSAVKQDNTKRDLLDIFDNFYAMQHGPVESDIYNEITNHLIFFNFEGRNIKRTDIDINLEFLHLNKEDITLLDSSINALRNINQNIILYSASKLVDLSHKWESWQTAIAIAEILGKGSEKMRTNLIRNDKQYFSI, from the coding sequence ATGAGACCAGATGACACAGAACTTTTATCATTCACAAGATTAAAAGTTCTAAAATTACTTTTCTTTGTTTCAGCAGTAAAGCAAGATAATACGAAAAGAGATTTATTGGATATTTTCGATAATTTCTATGCTATGCAACATGGTCCTGTAGAAAGCGATATATATAATGAGATTACCAACCACTTAATATTTTTCAATTTTGAAGGACGAAACATCAAAAGAACTGATATTGACATTAATTTAGAGTTCTTGCATTTAAATAAAGAAGATATTACTCTTTTAGATAGCTCTATTAATGCACTGCGTAATATAAATCAAAATATTATCCTTTATAGTGCATCAAAGTTAGTAGACTTATCTCACAAATGGGAAAGTTGGCAAACTGCTATCGCAATCGCTGAAATCTTAGGTAAGGGCAGTGAAAAAATGAGAACTAATCTAATAAGGAATGACAAACAATATTTTTCAATATGA
- a CDS encoding Abi family protein codes for MIEDFEEKVPYTKRPLSIKTQVAKLEKRGLIIDDENLAGDYLSNISYYRLRAYTYPFQNNTDSEVDHSFLRTDIHFKDIIDLYCFDRRLRSLIFNAIEKIEVALRTKIVQTYSEDTKNSHWYEDESLFKDNKRIVNGEEIFAYDTLLDDITHEIDRSNEDFIKHYKSKYSNPNTPPAWMTLEVISFGTLSRLYELLNKDDNKKTVAKLLGLNKVDILENWMHALSNLRNCCAHHSRVWNRRFIVNILLPTNTDRLFLDRDTIARTKRNKLFAYLCCIKYILDIISPNNDFHKNLKGLIAEGGKLLSLKDMGFPENWNYLGVWRG; via the coding sequence ATGATTGAGGATTTTGAAGAGAAAGTACCCTATACAAAGAGGCCTTTATCAATTAAGACACAAGTTGCAAAACTTGAAAAAAGAGGTTTAATCATAGATGATGAAAATTTAGCTGGTGACTATTTGTCTAACATCAGCTACTATCGTTTACGTGCATATACTTATCCTTTTCAAAATAATACGGATTCAGAAGTTGACCACAGCTTTTTACGAACAGACATTCATTTTAAAGACATCATTGATTTATATTGTTTCGACAGGCGTTTGCGTTCTCTGATATTTAATGCAATCGAAAAAATAGAGGTCGCTCTTCGGACTAAAATCGTTCAAACATATAGTGAAGACACCAAGAATAGCCATTGGTACGAAGATGAATCTTTGTTTAAGGACAATAAACGTATAGTTAATGGTGAGGAGATTTTTGCTTACGACACTCTTTTAGACGACATAACACACGAAATAGACAGAAGCAACGAGGATTTCATCAAACACTATAAAAGTAAGTATTCCAATCCTAATACTCCACCTGCATGGATGACTTTGGAAGTTATCTCTTTTGGTACTCTAAGCCGTTTGTATGAATTATTAAATAAAGATGATAACAAAAAGACTGTAGCCAAACTATTAGGTTTAAACAAGGTTGATATATTGGAAAACTGGATGCATGCACTATCTAATTTACGAAATTGTTGCGCACATCATAGTAGAGTTTGGAACAGGCGTTTTATTGTAAATATCTTGCTTCCAACCAATACAGACCGTCTGTTCTTGGATAGAGATACTATTGCAAGGACTAAAAGAAACAAGTTATTTGCATATCTATGTTGTATCAAATACATTTTGGATATAATCAGTCCTAATAATGACTTTCATAAGAATCTGAAAGGACTAATAGCAGAAGGCGGTAAATTGTTATCATTAAAAGATATGGGATTCCCTGAAAATTGGAACTATCTTGGTGTTTGGAGAGGATAG
- a CDS encoding phage/plasmid primase, P4 family translates to MNSNSNNNNIPMINHPYKTAKGLKRYVRDILQQVQQEETLKKIIDISSKIDYPVIYHLDDDKKLEKLAELRRKENNGGLSENETRELKGLEPDDEVKYIILIEELMKNADEFKLGLGIEPDSIQPYIYTGCYWKNITRPLLKEFLAVAANKADFNYYDIRLSRNLERLYNQFVALCTLVPDLNEKKDEVKINLKNGTFVISKDKQELRDFDKRDFFKYQLPFEYNSKATCDDFKAFLNEVLPEKESQMILAEYLGYIFTQNLKLEKCLILKGEGSNGKSVIFEIVQALLGEHNTCSYTISNLCNENGYFRAQLGNYLLNYSSELGGKNINPDLFKKLISNEPIDARSPYGHPFIIRNYGKFMFNTNKFPNNIEFTHAYLRRFIILNFEVIIPDEKQDKHLAKKIISKELSGIFNWVLEGLGRLLKQQQFTESPKAKELLEEMRFESDSVAQFIEAKKYVPSVSDNDRVLLKDFREEYNAYCCIKKLIPVRRKEFSTRIKSLKFEIEKGGGGNNYIFVKSNNIAKQFVENSLPDGL, encoded by the coding sequence ATGAATAGTAATAGCAACAATAATAATATTCCAATGATAAATCATCCGTATAAAACAGCAAAAGGCTTGAAACGATATGTAAGAGATATTTTGCAGCAAGTACAACAAGAGGAAACATTGAAGAAAATAATAGATATATCTTCAAAAATAGACTATCCGGTTATTTATCATCTTGATGATGATAAAAAACTTGAAAAACTTGCAGAACTACGTAGGAAAGAAAACAACGGGGGATTGTCAGAAAATGAAACAAGAGAATTAAAGGGGTTAGAGCCGGATGATGAAGTCAAATATATTATATTGATAGAAGAATTAATGAAGAACGCGGATGAGTTTAAATTGGGGCTCGGCATTGAGCCGGACAGTATTCAGCCATATATTTATACGGGCTGTTACTGGAAAAACATAACCCGTCCACTTTTGAAGGAATTTCTTGCCGTAGCGGCAAATAAGGCAGACTTCAATTATTATGATATTAGACTGAGTAGGAATCTTGAGAGATTGTATAATCAGTTTGTCGCTCTTTGCACTCTTGTACCGGACTTGAATGAGAAAAAAGATGAGGTGAAAATTAATCTAAAGAATGGGACATTTGTCATTTCAAAGGACAAACAAGAGTTGAGAGACTTTGACAAGCGGGACTTTTTTAAATATCAATTGCCTTTTGAATACAATTCTAAAGCGACTTGTGATGATTTTAAGGCTTTCTTGAATGAGGTTTTACCTGAAAAAGAATCACAAATGATTCTTGCAGAATATTTGGGATATATTTTTACTCAAAACTTGAAATTAGAAAAGTGTTTGATTTTGAAAGGTGAAGGAAGCAACGGTAAATCCGTCATATTTGAAATAGTGCAAGCACTGCTTGGAGAACACAACACTTGTTCCTATACGATAAGTAATTTATGTAATGAAAATGGATATTTTAGGGCACAATTAGGTAATTATCTGCTTAACTATTCGTCAGAACTCGGAGGAAAGAATATCAATCCTGACTTGTTCAAGAAGCTAATCAGCAATGAGCCTATTGATGCGCGTTCTCCTTATGGACATCCGTTTATTATTCGGAATTATGGAAAGTTTATGTTTAACACTAACAAATTTCCTAATAATATTGAATTTACCCATGCCTACTTGCGAAGATTTATAATCTTGAACTTTGAAGTGATTATTCCGGATGAAAAACAAGATAAACATCTCGCCAAGAAAATAATATCCAAAGAATTAAGCGGTATTTTCAATTGGGTGCTTGAGGGATTGGGAAGGTTGTTGAAGCAACAACAATTTACAGAATCGCCAAAGGCAAAAGAACTTCTTGAGGAAATGAGATTTGAATCTGATAGTGTGGCACAATTCATAGAGGCAAAAAAATACGTGCCTTCTGTATCAGATAATGATAGAGTCTTATTAAAAGATTTTAGAGAAGAATATAATGCGTATTGTTGTATAAAGAAGTTGATACCTGTGAGACGAAAAGAATTTTCAACTCGCATAAAGAGTTTGAAATTTGAGATTGAGAAAGGTGGTGGTGGGAATAATTATATTTTTGTGAAAAGTAATAATATTGCTAAACAATTTGTAGAAAATTCATTGCCTGATGGCCTGTAA
- a CDS encoding Lrp/AsnC family transcriptional regulator has translation MERIDNLDRQILEIISQNARIPFKDVAAECGVSRAAIHQRVQRLIDLGVIVGSGYHVNPKSLGYRTCTYVGIKLEKGSMYKSVVAELQKIPEIVECHFTTGPYTMLTKLYACDNEHLMDLLNNKMQEIPGVVATETLISLEQSIKKEIPIRVEK, from the coding sequence ATGGAAAGAATAGACAACCTCGACAGGCAGATCCTAGAGATTATCTCCCAGAATGCCCGCATCCCTTTTAAAGACGTAGCAGCCGAATGTGGAGTATCACGTGCAGCTATTCACCAGCGTGTGCAAAGACTGATTGACCTAGGTGTCATTGTAGGCTCAGGTTACCATGTTAATCCGAAATCTTTGGGTTACAGAACGTGTACATATGTCGGTATCAAGCTGGAAAAAGGCTCTATGTACAAATCTGTTGTAGCAGAACTTCAGAAGATTCCCGAAATCGTAGAATGTCATTTCACTACAGGTCCGTACACCATGCTGACCAAGCTATACGCATGTGACAACGAGCACCTGATGGATTTGCTGAACAACAAAATGCAAGAGATACCGGGTGTAGTAGCTACCGAGACATTGATTTCTCTGGAGCAGAGCATCAAGAAAGAAATTCCTATCCGCGTAGAAAAGTAA
- a CDS encoding site-specific integrase, which yields MYNFSKDGIVVSTVLDARTANKEGKYPIKIKVYYQRKPKYYSIGICMTKEEWNKLPDSKSSESKKIRQAIESSFSLVRMNVEALAEKGTFSFNTLNLRLGKATGDTLNSAIRAKIEELKNEERIGTMQFYQTTLVMVEEVGGKDIPFSAVTVEWLQKCERLWSKTRSISTIGMHMRNIRTLMNEAKRAGVIKESQYPFGKGLFEIKTGIGRKKGLTKKQLKAIFDYKSENETTNRYKDLWIFIYLCNGINPTDMLKLKFSDIVDGEICFVRQKTERTTKNRKEIRAVVSSQLQTIIDKWGNKPLPDNYIFPYMKGHETAIERKAIVRDVVKRINKRMKLIGEELGIGNITTYTARHSYATVLKRSGANISYISESLGHTDLRTTEAYLASFEKEERAKNTNLLTSFL from the coding sequence ATGTATAATTTTTCAAAAGACGGTATCGTAGTCTCTACGGTACTTGATGCACGTACTGCCAACAAAGAAGGCAAATATCCTATTAAAATCAAGGTTTATTATCAAAGAAAGCCCAAGTATTATTCTATTGGTATCTGCATGACAAAAGAAGAATGGAACAAACTGCCGGATAGTAAATCTTCTGAAAGCAAGAAAATCAGACAAGCCATTGAAAGTAGTTTTTCTTTAGTCCGTATGAATGTTGAAGCTTTGGCAGAGAAAGGAACATTCTCTTTCAATACGCTCAATTTACGTTTGGGAAAAGCTACCGGTGATACTCTGAACAGTGCCATACGAGCTAAGATTGAGGAACTGAAAAACGAAGAAAGAATCGGGACAATGCAGTTCTATCAAACTACATTGGTAATGGTTGAGGAAGTCGGCGGCAAAGATATTCCATTTAGTGCCGTTACGGTTGAATGGTTACAAAAATGCGAAAGACTTTGGTCGAAAACGAGAAGTATTTCTACAATCGGTATGCACATGAGAAATATTCGTACTTTGATGAATGAAGCCAAGAGAGCCGGCGTTATCAAAGAATCGCAATACCCATTCGGAAAAGGTCTGTTCGAGATAAAGACCGGTATCGGAAGAAAGAAAGGATTGACAAAGAAACAGTTGAAGGCCATTTTCGATTATAAGAGTGAAAATGAAACCACTAACAGATATAAAGACCTCTGGATATTCATTTACTTGTGCAACGGTATCAATCCGACAGACATGCTGAAATTGAAGTTCTCGGATATTGTGGACGGTGAAATATGTTTTGTGAGACAGAAAACAGAGCGCACGACAAAGAATAGGAAAGAGATACGTGCGGTTGTTTCTTCCCAATTACAGACAATAATTGACAAGTGGGGAAACAAACCGTTACCCGATAATTACATATTTCCTTATATGAAAGGGCATGAAACGGCTATAGAGCGTAAAGCGATTGTACGCGATGTTGTCAAGCGAATCAACAAACGTATGAAGTTGATAGGTGAAGAATTGGGTATCGGCAATATCACCACATACACCGCAAGACATTCATACGCTACCGTATTGAAACGAAGCGGAGCCAATATCTCTTATATAAGTGAATCCTTAGGACATACCGACCTGAGGACTACGGAAGCATATCTGGCGAGTTTCGAGAAAGAGGAGCGTGCTAAGAACACTAACCTTTTGACCTCGTTTTTGTAG
- a CDS encoding FKBP-type peptidyl-prolyl cis-trans isomerase, with translation MKKVSIFMTIAAAASLASCTAQSPKANLKSDLDSLSYSIGMAQTQGLKGYLTGRLDVDTAYMADFIKGLNEGANKTSKKDIAYMAGLQIGQQISNQMMKGINQELFAGDSTKTISKDNFMAGFIAGTLEKGGMMTMEEAQTYTRTAMETIKAKALEEKYADYKAENEKFLAENKTKEGVKTTPSGLQYKVITEGKGEIPADTCKVKVNYKGTLIDGTEFDSSYKRNEPTTFRANQVIKGWTEALTMMPVGSKWELYIPQDLAYGARESGGQIKPFSTLIFEVELVSIEKDKK, from the coding sequence ATGAAAAAAGTTAGTATTTTTATGACAATCGCCGCTGCTGCAAGCCTTGCTTCTTGTACAGCTCAGTCTCCTAAAGCAAATCTGAAATCAGATCTTGACTCACTGTCTTATTCTATCGGTATGGCTCAGACTCAAGGTCTGAAAGGCTATCTGACAGGTCGTCTGGATGTGGATACTGCATACATGGCAGATTTCATCAAAGGTTTGAACGAAGGTGCAAACAAGACTAGCAAAAAAGACATCGCTTATATGGCAGGTCTGCAAATCGGTCAGCAAATCAGCAACCAGATGATGAAAGGTATCAACCAGGAATTGTTCGCAGGTGACTCTACCAAGACTATCAGCAAAGACAATTTCATGGCCGGTTTCATCGCAGGTACTTTGGAAAAAGGCGGCATGATGACCATGGAAGAAGCTCAGACTTATACCCGTACAGCTATGGAAACTATCAAAGCAAAAGCTTTGGAAGAAAAATATGCTGACTATAAGGCTGAAAACGAAAAGTTCCTTGCTGAAAACAAAACTAAAGAAGGTGTAAAAACAACTCCGAGTGGTCTGCAATACAAAGTAATCACTGAAGGTAAGGGTGAAATTCCTGCTGACACTTGCAAAGTGAAAGTAAACTATAAAGGTACTTTGATTGACGGAACTGAATTTGACAGTTCTTACAAACGTAACGAACCGACTACTTTCCGCGCTAACCAAGTAATCAAAGGTTGGACAGAAGCTCTGACTATGATGCCCGTAGGTTCTAAATGGGAACTTTACATCCCTCAAGACCTTGCTTATGGCGCAAGAGAATCAGGCGGCCAAATCAAACCGTTCTCTACTTTGATTTTCGAAGTTGAATTGGTAAGCATCGAAAAAGATAAGAAATAA
- a CDS encoding DUF4491 family protein, which yields MEFLNEYHLAGLFIGICTFLIIGLFHPVVVKAEYYWGTKCWWIFLVLGIAGVIASLSIDNVILSSLLGVFAFSSFWTIKEVFEQEERVQKGWFPKNPKRKYKF from the coding sequence ATGGAATTTCTAAATGAATATCACCTTGCAGGGTTATTCATCGGAATTTGCACCTTTTTGATTATCGGCCTTTTTCACCCAGTCGTGGTAAAGGCCGAATATTATTGGGGCACAAAATGCTGGTGGATATTTTTAGTACTTGGCATAGCCGGTGTAATAGCTTCATTAAGTATTGATAATGTGATACTGTCTTCTTTGTTGGGCGTCTTTGCTTTCTCTTCCTTTTGGACAATCAAAGAAGTTTTCGAACAGGAAGAACGAGTACAAAAAGGCTGGTTTCCCAAGAATCCGAAGCGGAAATATAAGTTCTGA